The Pontibacillus halophilus JSM 076056 = DSM 19796 genomic sequence GGTCATTCTTAATGACAATGAAATGTCTATCGCCTCAAACGTTGGAGCGCTTCACAATATGCTTGGACGTATGAGAAGTGCGCGCAAGTATCATTGGGTGAAAGATGAAATGGAAATTCTTCTGAAGCGGATTCCGGCAGTTGGGGGTAGACTTGCTACGGCTGCAGAGCGCATTAAAGATAGCATGAAGTACTTTATGGTTCCAGGGATGTTCTTTGAAGAGCTCGGTTTCACGTACTACGGTCCTGTAGATGGTCATGATTTCAACGACTTGTCTGAGACAATCCAGTATGCGAAGAAAACAGAAGGTCCTGTCATTGTTCACGTTGTGACGAAGAAAGGGAAAGGCTACCACCCTGCAGAGTCTGACCAGAAGGACAAATGGCATGGAGTAGGTCCTTATAAGATCGAATCCGGTGAAAAGATTAAACCAACCAATGCTCCACCGGCATGGAGTGAAGTGGTTAGCGAGACGCTACAAAAGAAAGCGCGTGAAGATAACCGCATTGCTGCTATAACGCCAGCAATGATTCTAGGTTCGAAGCTTGAGAAGTTTGGAGAAGAGTTCCCAGACCGCTTGTTTGATGTTGGAATTGCTGAGCAGCATGCGACAACACTTGCTGCAGGTATGGCAACACAAGGAATGAAGCCGTTTCTAGCGATTTATTCTACATTCCTTCAACGCGCTTATGACCAACTTGTTCACGACGTTTGTCGCCAGAATTTGAATGTCACCTTCGGCATTGACCGGGCTGGTTTGGTTGGGGCAGATGGGGAGACCCACCAAGGCGTCTTCGATATTGCCTTTATGAGACATTTGCCAAACATGACCATTATGATGCCTAAAGATGAGAATGAGGGTCAGCATATGGTTCATACAGCGCTTGAATATGATGATGGTCCTGTTGCCGTTAGGTACCCTCGGGGAAATGGACTGGGCGTTCATATGGATGAAGAGCTTCAAGAGATTCCGATTGGTTCATGGGAAGTACTGAAATCAGGTACTGATGCTGCCATTCTTACATTTGGTACTACCATTTCTATGGCGTTAGAAGCGAGTAACATGCTTGAGAAAAAAGGGATTTCTGTACAAGTCATTAATGCTCGCTATATTAAGCCGATGGATGAAGCTATGCTTCATGATTTGATGGCTCAATCAATGCCACTTCTAACAGTGGAAGAAGCCGTCCTTCAAGGTGGGTTCGGTAGTGCTGTTCTTGAATTCGCTCAAGATCATCAGTATTATAACCAAATTGTACAACGTATTGGGATTCCGGACCGTTACATCGAGCACGGCAGTGTGGGACAATTATATGAAGAAGTTGGCCTGACGAAAGAAAACATCGCAGATAAATTAGAAGAACTGTTACCAGAACAACAACAAAGGGCTTGAGAAGATGGCGAATAAAGTACGATTAGATACACTGCTCGTGAATCGAGGGCTCTCTGAGACTCGCGAGAAAGCAAAACGAAACATAATGGCTGGTCTTGTCTATTCAGAATCAACTCGAATGGATAAGCCAGGTGTTAAAGTAGACGATACAATCCCACTTACAGTAAAAGGAAAAGCTATTCCTTATGTGAGTCGAGGTGGGCTTAAGCTTGAGAAGGCGTTAAAACATTTCGATCTTAAGTTAGAGGGCAAGACGCTCATAGATGTCGGGTCTTCTACTGGTGGGTTTACAGACTGTGCCCTTCAGAACGGTGCAGAAATGAGCTATGCCATTGATGTTGGGTACAATCAATTAGCGTGGAAATTACGTAACGATGAACGAGTAGAAGTGATGGAACGTACGAATTTCAGGTATGTGACTCCGGATGATTTAACGCGAGGAAAACCAAATGTGTCTTCCATTGACGTCTCGTTTATCTCTCTAAAACTCATTCTTCCCGTGCTAAAGACGCTGCTGCAAGAAGATAGCGATGTCGTCGCACTGATTAAGCCGCAATTTGAAGCGGGGAGAGAACAAGTTGGGAAGAAAGGGATTATTCGCGATGCAAAGGTCCACCGTCAAGTTGTCCGAGATATGCTCGATTTTGCGAGTCAAACTGGATACTCTGTCGAAGGCCTGACCTTCTCTCCTATTACAGGCGGAGATGGCAACATCGAGTTCCTGGCTCATTTGAAATGGAAGGATGGGAATGGTGTAATCCAACCGACGATTGATGTGGATGAAGTTGTTTCTGAAGCTCATCAAACCCATTAAATAAAGTATGTTAGAATGGGACTACAAAGGTGGTCCCTTTTTAAATGGATGTTTAAGTAGGCATGAAGTGAGGGAGATACATGAATAAAGGTCAACGTCATATTAAAATTCGCGAATTAATCGCAGAGAACGATATTGAAACACAAGATGACTTAGTCGACCGATTGCGTGGTCTTGGATACAACGTGACACAAGCAACGGTCTCAAGAGATATAAAGGAGCTTCATCTTGTCAAAGTGCCAATGCTTGATGGTCGCTACAAATACAGCTTGCCAGCGGACCAGCGATTTAATCCGTTGGAGAAGTTAAAACGGTTAATGATTGATGCATTCCTACGCATTGATGTGGCCAGCCACTTTATTGTACTCAAAACGTTGCCAGGTAATGGGAACGCCATTGGTGTACTCATAGATAATTTGGATTGGGAAGAGATCCTCGGGACGATTTGCGGGGATGATACGTGTTTAATCATTTGTCGTACGGAGGCAGAAGCATCACAGATCCGTGACCGTTTACTCGACATGCTGTAAATTTCAAAGAAGAGGTGCTATCTCGTGTTAGCTGAACTTTCTATTAAAGATTTTGCCATTATTGAGGAAGTAACCGTGCAGTTTCGTGAAGGATTAACCGTTCTAACGGGCGAAACAGGTGCTGGTAAATCCATTATTATTGACGCCATACAACTGCTAACAGGTGGTCGAGGTTCAGCTGAGTTCGTGCGCTATGGGACGAAGAAGGCGGAAATTGAAGGATTGTTCTATATTGACCATCCTAAGCATTCTGTCTATGAGAAAGCAGAAGCTTTCGGAGTTGAAGTCGATGATGATGGGATGATTGTGCTAAATCGAACAATCAGCGCAAATGGAAAGAGCATCTGTCGTGTAAACGGAAAGCTAGTCACGCTTGCAATCTTAAAAGAATTTGGTAAGACATTAATTGATATACATACTCAGCATGAAACGCAATCATTGATGGATGTAGACCGTCACATCGAATTACTTGATTTGTATGACCAGGTCAAGATAGAAGAAGTGAAGTCGGACTATACGGTGCTGTACAAGCAGTTCGATGCATTAAAGAAACGACACCGTGAACTCAGCGAGAATGAACAGGAGATGGCTCAACGACTTGACCTTCTGGAGTTCCAATATCGTGAGTTAGAAGAAGCCAACTTACAGCCGAATGAGGATGAGGTTCTCACTGAGGATCGCAATCGACTTGTGAATTACGAGAAGATATACTCCGGTCTGAATGATGCTTATCACGCGCTCTACGGGGATCAAAAGGCACTTGATTGGCTATCTCATTCGCTTTCTTCACTTGAGGGCGCGCAGAATTTCGATGAAGAAATTGCTAAGAAGACAGAAGAGCTCTCCAATCACTATTATTTAGTTGAAGAACTCGCCTATTCGTTAAGGCATCAGCTTGATTCACTTGAATTTGACGCCAATGAATTGGACAGTATTGAAGCGCGCTTAAACGAAATTAACCGTTTAAGAAAGAAGTACGGACAGTCTGTAAATGACATTCTAGAATACGCGTCCAAGATTGAAGAAGAAATTGACCAAATTAAGAATCGAGATTCTCACATTGTGAAGTTGGAAGAAGAGATTAAAGAGAAAGCTGAGGATGTTGCGCTTGAAGCGAAACATTTGCACGACCTACGTGTAAAGGCGGCTGATCAGTTATCATCTTCCATACACAATGAACTGAAGGACTTATATCTTGAGAAAGCGGCATTCGGGGTTGATTTCGAGACTGTGGAAGGGACTGAAACAGATCCTGAGATAGAAGGGAAGCGGGTTAAGCTATCCCGAAATGGAATGGACCATGTGAAGTTTCTTATTACTACAAATCCTGGTGAGCCGTTGAAGGAAATTCATAAAGTAGCAAGTGGCGGTGAGCTGTCTCGTATCATGCTCGCTTTAAAACGAATCTTCTCCCAGCACCAAGGCGTAACGAGTGTCATTTTCGATGAGGTGGACACTGGCGTTAGTGGACGAGTAGCCCAGTCTATTGCCGAGAAGATTTACGGTATATCTTCTGGGTCTCAGGTGCTCTGTATTTCACACCTCCCCCAAGTGGCTGCAATGGCAGATACTCATCTTTATATCCAAAAGCATGTGGAGAACGACCGGACATCTACAAGTGTGGAAGAATTGTCCATGGAGCACAAGATTGAAGAACTCTCCCGTATGATTACAGGCGCAGAGTTAACGGAAACAACGAAAGAGCACGCTAAAGAATTACTTAATCTTGCTGAAAAATTTAAACAAGTTCATGCTTAAACTGCCCATTTATGGGCAGTTTAATTTATTTCTATTTCACTCCCTACATACGGAACGGTTTAAGGAAGTGTTACCTAGTTTTTCTGATGTTCCTGTAGTTTAAAACCGCACAGTAAAGGTCACATTAAAGGTACAGACAAAAAAATATAGGTATGGGTTTGAAACGAGGAGAGTGAACTGTTTGAATCCAATTGAATGTTGTAGAAAGATATTGGGTGTTATACTCCTTGTTGCTGTTCTTTGTATACCGTTCTCCAAACCTGTCCAAACGTATTTGTCTATTCCGAATGAGTTGACGGTATTCGAGAATGAACCTACCGCACTGCAAACGATTGGGTCTTCAGTTCCAAAAGTAAAAGCAGGGGACTCTGTGATTGAGCAGGAAGCAAATGCGCTAATCGGAAAACATTCAGGAGAATCTGAATTTGTATATGAACTAGCAGGGCTGCCGATTAAAAAAGTTGATGTAAATGTGCTTAAGGATTTTAAAGTCATTCCTGGTGGTCAATCCATTGGTGTGAAGCTTCATACGCTTGGCGTCCTCGTTGTAGGTCACCATTTAGTGGACACACCAGATGGAAAAGTCTCCCCTGGAGAAGAAGCGAATGTCCAAGTAGGAGACATTCTGCTCAAGATTAACGGTAAAGACATTAAACAAATGAGTGAAGTAGCACCATTTGTTGAAGAAGCAGGAAAGAATGATGAGAAATTAAAGCTTACAATCAAACGTGAGAAAGAAACATTTGAAACGATGCTTACTCCTTATTATGACGATCAAGACAATAAATATCGTTTAGGATTGTATATTCGTGATTCTGCTGCAGGAATCGGCACGATGACCTTTTACCACCCAGACTCGAAGAAGTATGGAGCATTAGGGCATGTAATTTCCGATATGGACACGAAAAAGCCAATTGAGATTCATGAAGGCACGATTGTACGTTCTAATGTTACTGAAATTGAAAAAGGAAGCAATGGTGTACCTGGGGAGAAGCGAGCCAAGTTCTCTGCAGATCAATCACAGATTGGGAACATTACACGTAACAGTCCATTTGGAATCTTTGGCAAGCTAGACAAGCAAGTGAAAAATGGGATTATGGATAACCCTATGCCAATTGCATTGTCCCACCAAGTGAAAGAAGGGCCAGCCAAAATTCTAACTGTTGTAGAAGGTGAGCAAGTTCGAGAATTCGATGTTGAAATTGTTAGCACGGTTCCTCAGAAATACCCAGCAACTAAAGGGATGATTGTGAAAGTCACTGATCCTGACTTGTTAAAGATTACTGGAGGCATCGTCCAAGGAATGAGTGGAAGTCCAATTATCCAAGATGATAAAGTAGTTGGCGCGGTGACGCATGTGTTTGTGAATGACCCTACGTCTGGGTACGGCGTTCACATTGAATGGATGTTGCATGAAGCAGGCATAAATATTTATGAAGAAGAACAAGAAAAGGCGAGTTAAAAAGACAGGATAAGTACCTTCCTGTCTTTATTTTTTGCATCTTCTTATAAAAAAACAATATGTTATAATAAAGGTGATAATGACCTAAAGTTTTTTCGACAAATGTACGCTTATAGCGTTGAACTATGTTGAAGGAAATCGAATACCCGTGAAAAATCGAGGAAATGGAAGAGAATCGAAAAAATTCAAAGTTTTTCACGTGAAAAAGAGGAAATTTCATAGTTCTGTCGAAAATAAACTTTGGAGACAAGAGGGAACCAAAAACGGGGAGGAAGTATGCGTGGAAAAAATTAAAGTTTGTTTGGCGGATGATAATCGGGAACTTGTTCATATGTTAGATGATTATTTCTATGACCAGGAAGAGATTGAAGTTGTGGGGAAAGCTTATAATGGTCAAGATTGTTTAACGTTGTTAGAAGAATCCGATCCTGATGTCCTAGTGCTGGATATTATTATGCCGCACGTTGACGGATTGGCAGTCCTTTCTAAGATGAAGGAACTTGGTAAAGAGCGTCTGCCAAACGTCATTATGCTTACAGCGTTTGGGCAAGAAGAAGTAACGAAGAAAGCGGTCGACCTAGGGGCATCTTATTTTATTTTAAAACCATTTGATTTAGATAACCTGCGTGATCATATTCTCCAAGTGCATGGCAAATCCCCAGCATTTGATTCTAGTCGAAATCGTGCGGTTCGAGAACGCAAACCTGAGAAGAAGCTTAATCTAGATGCAAGTATTACGAACATCATCCATGAAATCGGAGTGCCCGCTCACATTAAAGGATACATGTATCTACGTGAAGCCATTTCTATGGTTTACAACGACATTGAGTTACTAGGGTCCATTACGAAGGTTCTGTACCCGGATATTGCGAAAAAGTACAATACAACTGCAAGCCGTGTAGAGCGAGCAATTCGACACGCTATTGAAGTGGCATGGAGCAGAGGTAACATTGACTCTATTTCAACGCTATTTGGCTACACCGTATCCATGTCGAAAGCGAAGCCAACAAACAGTGAGTTTATCGCAATGGTGGCGGATAAGTTACGTTTGGAGCATATGGCTGTTTAACTTCGAACACTTACCTAAAGTTGTATGATTAGATATGATTTAAGTAAGAGCTAATATAGAGCTCTAAGTGAATTGTTGGGGTTGGAGGTGAACTCCTGCCTCAACAAACTTAAGAGCCATTTGTATATTTTTATGTAAGAGCTAGAGATTTTACTGGAAATTACACATACTTTCAAAAACGGAAACATCCTTTTTAATGCCCCCAGTTGAATTAATTTATTTAATCAATTCTCCAATGAACTGTTATTATAGTTGAACGCAACATTATTCAGTATTTCGTAGTGCGTTGTTTATCTTTCCACATTTTAATCTTTGAATAACCTTCGACAGTCCAGATTGTTGTGCTCCCTTATTAAGCCATTTCCACATACTTAGCAAGTGGAGGTGGACCTTTACCTCTTCAGGACGATTAAACCTCTCTCAAAGCTTTATATTAACTTCTATATTATTTGTTCATCCCTTTGAGTTTCCTTGTAATATTCCACAAGCTAGTTGTTAAAGAAACGCTTAGCATATCCACGTTTGAAAAAAGTGTTAGGTTTTTTATTACGGTCGTTATTATCAATTATTGATTCGACGCCATAGCCGAATGGAATCCATTCTGAACAAGTCGAGTGTAGTAGGTAAAGAAGCGTGTATGTTTTTTGGGAAATTCTTATTACTCCTGCAAATGTTAAGGGCTCTGGTATGTAGGAGAATAGAGGTTGAAGGAGATAGAACTATCCCCTTCAACCTCTATTCGTTTATTCTTCTTCTTGTGGCAACGTGCCACGTTGTTTTACTGTATATTTTCCATGCCCAACAACAGTACGTTCATAGTCCAAGTTCAGCTTCTCGAAATTTTCCATGATGGTCATGTCTACGACAACCGAATTATCAAGCTTTGCAGAGACAACAAGTCCTTCAAGCTCCTGTTTTCCCTTCTTGAAGGCAATGATATCACCTTCAGTAGCTTTTTCTTCTTCTGCCACTTGGTCTTTTTCTTCTTTTTCCTTACGGCTGAAAGCAGCATCGAGCAATCCGCCTGTTAAGTTTTCATCACTCATTTGAGATCCCCTTTCGTCGATTCATTATGTGGTACGTAACATCCACCATATTTTCTCTCTTAGTTCAGTTATACCCTTATATGGGCTGTCCATTCGCTAAATTACTCTAACACGATTCTACTTCATGATAAAACATTCTAATAAGAAACGGAAGTATCCGAAATTTTGAGTTAATTCTTTCTGATCTGCTTCGTATCATGATAAGGAAGTCTTCTACTCATAAATAAGTATAGAAGGGGGAATGGTGAGATGTTGGAAACGAAACGGCTAATTCTTCGCTATTTCAGACGAGAAGACGCAAAGCGGTTGCAAGAAATCTATCACAATAAGAAGGTTGCATCTACAACAACGATTCCTTATCCATATACGATTGAAGATGCTACGAATTGGATTGAGAGTCATGAAGAACTAATCGAGTATGGAGGACTAATCCCATATGCGATTGTGCTTAAAACCGAGAATCGACTTATTGGTTCCATTTCACTCCGGATTCATGTCGGACAGTGGAAGGGAGAGCTTGCAGCGGTCATTGATGAAGAGTATTGGGGAAAGGGGTACGGCACAGAAGCTGCCAAAGCGTGCCTCGATGAAGCCTTTAGTGAGAAAGGAATCAATAAAGTGTTTGCTCAAGCCATTGGCAGTAACCACCCATCGATTGAGACAATCAAAAAGATTGGCATGAAGTTAGATGGGAGTTTACGGCAGGATTTATGGCATGATGGTCAGTTTAAAGATGTGTTAATCTTTAGCATCCTTAAACGAGAGTGGGAGTCTGAGGGAAACTGACTTCCATAAATTTAAAAACGAGGATACAAAATTCTTAAAATAGTGGCACTTTCATGATAAGATTAAAAATTATATAAATTGTTGTGAAAAAGTGGGGAAAAACACATGAAAGTAGCTAAATTTGGAGGAAGCTCTGTAGCGAGTGCTTCGCAATTAAAGAAAGTAACCGATATTATTACCCAAGACCCGGAACGTAAACTTGTTGTCGTATCCGCACCAGGAAAACGATTTGCTGATGATATAAAGGTGACGGATTTATTGATAGGTATTGGAACGAGTGGCCGAGAGGAAGCGAAAGGGTATATCGATGCAGTTATTGAGCGGTTTAAAGAGATTCTGACCGATTTACACTTGCCAACAGACGTATTGGATGAGGTTCGACAATCGTTAGAAGCGGTCGTGCACGGGGATAAGGTGTACGAGAACAAAATGGATGCGCTGAAAGCAACAGGGGAAGATACGCTTGCTAAAGTACTCTCGCTCTATTTAAATCACCTTGGACACCAAGCGTACTATGTAAATCCGAAAGAGGCAGGAATTATCGTAAGTGACGAACCAGGGAGTGCCCAAGTGTTAGATGAGAGCTTTGATCGATTGTATCAACTAAGAGATCGTGATGGCATACTCATTATTCCTGGGTTCTTCGGCTATACTTCAG encodes the following:
- the ahrC gene encoding transcriptional regulator AhrC/ArgR, with the translated sequence MNKGQRHIKIRELIAENDIETQDDLVDRLRGLGYNVTQATVSRDIKELHLVKVPMLDGRYKYSLPADQRFNPLEKLKRLMIDAFLRIDVASHFIVLKTLPGNGNAIGVLIDNLDWEEILGTICGDDTCLIICRTEAEASQIRDRLLDML
- a CDS encoding TlyA family RNA methyltransferase, yielding MANKVRLDTLLVNRGLSETREKAKRNIMAGLVYSESTRMDKPGVKVDDTIPLTVKGKAIPYVSRGGLKLEKALKHFDLKLEGKTLIDVGSSTGGFTDCALQNGAEMSYAIDVGYNQLAWKLRNDERVEVMERTNFRYVTPDDLTRGKPNVSSIDVSFISLKLILPVLKTLLQEDSDVVALIKPQFEAGREQVGKKGIIRDAKVHRQVVRDMLDFASQTGYSVEGLTFSPITGGDGNIEFLAHLKWKDGNGVIQPTIDVDEVVSEAHQTH
- a CDS encoding YkvS family protein, translating into MSDENLTGGLLDAAFSRKEKEEKDQVAEEEKATEGDIIAFKKGKQELEGLVVSAKLDNSVVVDMTIMENFEKLNLDYERTVVGHGKYTVKQRGTLPQEEE
- the spo0A gene encoding sporulation transcription factor Spo0A, which encodes MEKIKVCLADDNRELVHMLDDYFYDQEEIEVVGKAYNGQDCLTLLEESDPDVLVLDIIMPHVDGLAVLSKMKELGKERLPNVIMLTAFGQEEVTKKAVDLGASYFILKPFDLDNLRDHILQVHGKSPAFDSSRNRAVRERKPEKKLNLDASITNIIHEIGVPAHIKGYMYLREAISMVYNDIELLGSITKVLYPDIAKKYNTTASRVERAIRHAIEVAWSRGNIDSISTLFGYTVSMSKAKPTNSEFIAMVADKLRLEHMAV
- a CDS encoding GNAT family N-acetyltransferase, which translates into the protein MLETKRLILRYFRREDAKRLQEIYHNKKVASTTTIPYPYTIEDATNWIESHEELIEYGGLIPYAIVLKTENRLIGSISLRIHVGQWKGELAAVIDEEYWGKGYGTEAAKACLDEAFSEKGINKVFAQAIGSNHPSIETIKKIGMKLDGSLRQDLWHDGQFKDVLIFSILKREWESEGN
- the dxs gene encoding 1-deoxy-D-xylulose-5-phosphate synthase, producing the protein MDLTTIKDPSFLKDLSTEELENLATSIRNFLIEELSVTGGHLGANLGVVELTLALHKIFDSPTDKFVWDVGHQSYIHKILTGRADQFSTLRQYKGLCGFPKRNESEHDVWETGHSSTSLSAAMGMVLARDMQGADYSVVPVIGDGALTGGMALEALNHIGHEKKNMTVILNDNEMSIASNVGALHNMLGRMRSARKYHWVKDEMEILLKRIPAVGGRLATAAERIKDSMKYFMVPGMFFEELGFTYYGPVDGHDFNDLSETIQYAKKTEGPVIVHVVTKKGKGYHPAESDQKDKWHGVGPYKIESGEKIKPTNAPPAWSEVVSETLQKKAREDNRIAAITPAMILGSKLEKFGEEFPDRLFDVGIAEQHATTLAAGMATQGMKPFLAIYSTFLQRAYDQLVHDVCRQNLNVTFGIDRAGLVGADGETHQGVFDIAFMRHLPNMTIMMPKDENEGQHMVHTALEYDDGPVAVRYPRGNGLGVHMDEELQEIPIGSWEVLKSGTDAAILTFGTTISMALEASNMLEKKGISVQVINARYIKPMDEAMLHDLMAQSMPLLTVEEAVLQGGFGSAVLEFAQDHQYYNQIVQRIGIPDRYIEHGSVGQLYEEVGLTKENIADKLEELLPEQQQRA
- the spoIVB gene encoding SpoIVB peptidase, translated to MNCLNPIECCRKILGVILLVAVLCIPFSKPVQTYLSIPNELTVFENEPTALQTIGSSVPKVKAGDSVIEQEANALIGKHSGESEFVYELAGLPIKKVDVNVLKDFKVIPGGQSIGVKLHTLGVLVVGHHLVDTPDGKVSPGEEANVQVGDILLKINGKDIKQMSEVAPFVEEAGKNDEKLKLTIKREKETFETMLTPYYDDQDNKYRLGLYIRDSAAGIGTMTFYHPDSKKYGALGHVISDMDTKKPIEIHEGTIVRSNVTEIEKGSNGVPGEKRAKFSADQSQIGNITRNSPFGIFGKLDKQVKNGIMDNPMPIALSHQVKEGPAKILTVVEGEQVREFDVEIVSTVPQKYPATKGMIVKVTDPDLLKITGGIVQGMSGSPIIQDDKVVGAVTHVFVNDPTSGYGVHIEWMLHEAGINIYEEEQEKAS
- the recN gene encoding DNA repair protein RecN; protein product: MLAELSIKDFAIIEEVTVQFREGLTVLTGETGAGKSIIIDAIQLLTGGRGSAEFVRYGTKKAEIEGLFYIDHPKHSVYEKAEAFGVEVDDDGMIVLNRTISANGKSICRVNGKLVTLAILKEFGKTLIDIHTQHETQSLMDVDRHIELLDLYDQVKIEEVKSDYTVLYKQFDALKKRHRELSENEQEMAQRLDLLEFQYRELEEANLQPNEDEVLTEDRNRLVNYEKIYSGLNDAYHALYGDQKALDWLSHSLSSLEGAQNFDEEIAKKTEELSNHYYLVEELAYSLRHQLDSLEFDANELDSIEARLNEINRLRKKYGQSVNDILEYASKIEEEIDQIKNRDSHIVKLEEEIKEKAEDVALEAKHLHDLRVKAADQLSSSIHNELKDLYLEKAAFGVDFETVEGTETDPEIEGKRVKLSRNGMDHVKFLITTNPGEPLKEIHKVASGGELSRIMLALKRIFSQHQGVTSVIFDEVDTGVSGRVAQSIAEKIYGISSGSQVLCISHLPQVAAMADTHLYIQKHVENDRTSTSVEELSMEHKIEELSRMITGAELTETTKEHAKELLNLAEKFKQVHA